Proteins from a single region of Salipiger sp. H15:
- a CDS encoding sugar transferase: MTVTKRLLDIAIAAFLLILLSPLILGICLVILLRDGGPVLYLSERMKTPDEGFRLWKFRTMRPDAGDRGVSGGDKSSRISETGKFLRQYRLDELPQLWNILRGDISFVGPRPPLRRYTEMFPELYAEVLRARPGVTGLATLAFHRTEERLLAPCRNADETEAVYCRRCVPRKARLDLIYARRRSLCYDLRLMAATVVRRIGLH; this comes from the coding sequence ATGACGGTCACGAAGCGGTTGCTGGACATTGCAATTGCCGCATTTCTCCTGATCCTCCTGTCGCCCCTGATCCTCGGAATCTGCCTCGTCATCCTGCTGCGCGACGGCGGGCCGGTTCTTTACCTTTCCGAAAGGATGAAGACGCCGGACGAGGGCTTCCGGCTGTGGAAATTCCGCACGATGCGCCCGGATGCGGGCGACCGGGGCGTGTCAGGCGGCGACAAGTCCAGCCGAATCTCTGAAACGGGAAAATTTCTCAGGCAGTATCGGCTCGACGAGCTTCCGCAGCTCTGGAACATCCTGCGCGGCGACATCAGCTTCGTCGGGCCCCGCCCGCCGCTGCGCCGCTACACCGAGATGTTCCCGGAGCTATATGCCGAGGTGCTGCGCGCCCGGCCCGGGGTGACCGGCCTTGCCACCCTCGCCTTCCACCGCACCGAGGAACGGTTGCTCGCGCCCTGCCGCAATGCCGACGAGACCGAGGCGGTCTATTGCCGGCGCTGCGTGCCGCGCAAGGCAAGGCTCGACCTGATCTACGCCCGCCGCCGCAGCCTCTGCTACGATCTTCGCCTGATGGCGGCGACCGTGGTCAGGCGCATTGGGCTGCACTGA
- the flgK gene encoding flagellar hook-associated protein FlgK: protein MSLTGALSNATSGLVANSRAATVVASNIANATTESYGRRELDTASRGSGSHGGVSVLGVVRLVDAAVLSDRRLSDAGTGFASDMQTFATRFEALVGESGALGSLTGRYAAFETALVSAAADPASTQRLETLAQAALDFTDKLNALSTELQQGRVEADASVAGQVDRLNTGLDRVRSLNEAISAEVIRGGDASSLQDERQRVIDELADIVPLRVVDRPFGAQALYAASGTVLYDPTINSAPVEIGFTATGAIDATMTLAGGALSGLTINGVAISSGNSGPLGGGTLGAQLQIRDGLAPELQAGLDGLSRDLIERFAPGGPDGTLAAGDPGLFTDAGAAFDPLDEAGLAGRITLNALVDPEGNGTWRLRDGLGATSQGAVGDATLLSGYMTALETLTVPSSASLGAGSKGFAQHVAEFHSALSLTRVRAEDELSFTQAQNTALREIELSNGVDSDAELQALIRIEQSYAANARVISVIDELMQRLLAI from the coding sequence ATGTCCCTGACCGGAGCCCTTTCCAACGCGACGAGCGGTCTCGTCGCCAACAGCCGGGCGGCCACCGTGGTCGCGTCCAACATCGCCAATGCCACCACTGAAAGCTATGGCCGGCGCGAGCTCGACACCGCCTCGCGGGGCAGCGGCAGCCATGGCGGCGTGTCGGTGCTCGGGGTGGTGCGCCTCGTCGATGCCGCGGTGCTGTCCGACCGGCGCCTTTCGGACGCGGGCACCGGCTTCGCCTCGGACATGCAGACCTTCGCCACGCGGTTCGAGGCGCTGGTCGGCGAGAGCGGCGCGCTGGGCTCGCTCACCGGGCGCTACGCCGCATTTGAGACGGCGCTGGTCTCCGCCGCGGCCGACCCGGCCTCGACCCAGCGCCTCGAGACGCTGGCGCAGGCCGCGCTCGACTTCACCGACAAGCTCAACGCGCTCAGCACCGAACTGCAGCAGGGCCGGGTCGAGGCCGACGCCTCGGTCGCGGGGCAGGTGGACAGGCTGAACACCGGGCTCGACCGGGTGCGCTCACTGAATGAGGCGATCTCGGCCGAGGTGATCCGCGGCGGGGACGCGTCCTCGCTGCAGGACGAACGCCAGCGGGTGATCGACGAGCTGGCGGACATCGTGCCGCTGCGCGTCGTCGACCGTCCCTTCGGGGCGCAGGCGCTCTACGCCGCCTCCGGCACGGTGCTTTACGACCCGACGATCAACAGCGCCCCGGTCGAGATCGGCTTCACCGCCACCGGGGCGATCGACGCGACCATGACCCTTGCCGGCGGGGCGCTGTCCGGGCTGACCATCAATGGCGTCGCGATCTCCAGCGGCAACAGCGGCCCGCTCGGCGGCGGCACGCTGGGCGCGCAGCTGCAGATTCGCGACGGGCTCGCGCCCGAGCTGCAGGCCGGGCTCGACGGTCTGTCGCGCGACCTCATCGAACGCTTCGCCCCGGGCGGGCCGGACGGAACGCTCGCCGCGGGTGACCCGGGGCTCTTCACCGACGCGGGCGCGGCCTTCGACCCGCTCGACGAGGCCGGGCTGGCGGGGCGGATCACGCTGAACGCGCTGGTCGACCCCGAGGGCAACGGCACCTGGCGGCTGCGCGACGGGCTCGGCGCGACGAGCCAGGGCGCGGTGGGGGACGCGACGCTGCTCAGCGGCTACATGACGGCGCTGGAAACCCTGACCGTGCCCTCCTCGGCGAGCCTTGGCGCCGGAAGCAAGGGCTTTGCGCAGCACGTCGCTGAATTCCATTCGGCGCTGTCGCTGACCCGGGTGCGGGCCGAGGACGAGCTGAGTTTCACCCAGGCCCAGAACACCGCGCTGCGCGAGATCGAGCTGTCCAACGGCGTCGACAGCGACGCCGAGCTGCAGGCGTTGATCAGGATCGAACAGAGCTATGCCGCGAATGCCCGGGTGATCAGCGTGATCGACGAGCTGATGCAGCGGCTTCTCGCCATCTGA
- a CDS encoding flagellar basal body P-ring protein FlgI: protein MMRALLLRSLLALSTVALLFDVAEPCAAQAVRIKDLVELDGVRSNDLVGYGLVVGLNATGDGLRKAPFTEEIMQNILERLGVNVTGEQFRPRNVAAVFVTGRLPPFGRAGSQIDVTVSAIGDASSLLGGTLIMTPLNAADGEIYAVAQGTVIAGGASAQGDAARVVQGVPTSGVIPAGARIEREVDFDFTQISTLRLALREPDFTTAGRIERVINGAVGGGAARMLDAGTVAVDLRRTGAGSPARAVVAIENLPVEPQRRARVVVDQRSGTIVMGEDVRISRVAVSQGNLTLRIDETPLVVQPNPFAEGQTIVVPRTNANITEDPGVSLAEVPGGTSLSEVIAGLNALGVSPRDMIDILKSIKAAGALHAEFVVM, encoded by the coding sequence CTGATGCGGGCCCTGCTGCTCCGCTCGCTCCTGGCGCTGTCTACAGTAGCCCTGCTTTTCGACGTGGCGGAGCCCTGCGCGGCGCAGGCCGTCCGGATCAAGGACCTCGTCGAGCTTGACGGTGTCCGGTCCAACGACCTGGTGGGCTACGGGCTCGTGGTCGGCCTCAACGCCACCGGAGACGGGTTGCGCAAGGCTCCCTTCACCGAGGAGATCATGCAGAACATCCTCGAACGGCTCGGCGTCAATGTGACTGGCGAACAGTTCCGGCCCCGCAACGTTGCGGCTGTCTTCGTGACCGGCCGCCTGCCGCCCTTCGGCCGTGCCGGAAGCCAGATTGACGTCACCGTCTCCGCCATCGGCGACGCCAGCAGCCTGCTCGGCGGGACATTGATCATGACCCCGCTGAACGCCGCGGACGGCGAGATCTACGCTGTGGCGCAGGGAACGGTGATCGCGGGAGGGGCCTCGGCGCAGGGCGACGCGGCGCGGGTCGTTCAGGGGGTTCCGACATCAGGCGTCATACCCGCCGGGGCCCGGATCGAGCGCGAGGTCGATTTCGACTTCACCCAGATCTCGACGCTGCGCCTTGCGTTGCGCGAGCCTGATTTCACGACGGCCGGGCGGATCGAGCGCGTGATCAACGGCGCGGTCGGCGGTGGGGCCGCGCGCATGCTCGACGCGGGGACGGTGGCGGTCGACCTTCGCCGCACCGGCGCCGGCTCACCCGCGCGCGCGGTCGTGGCGATCGAGAATCTACCTGTCGAGCCGCAGCGCCGTGCCCGTGTGGTGGTCGACCAGCGATCCGGCACGATCGTCATGGGTGAGGATGTGCGGATTTCCCGCGTCGCGGTTTCGCAGGGCAATCTCACCCTGCGCATCGACGAGACGCCGCTGGTCGTCCAGCCCAACCCCTTTGCCGAGGGTCAGACCATCGTCGTGCCCAGAACAAACGCGAACATCACCGAGGATCCGGGGGTCTCGCTGGCCGAAGTGCCGGGCGGCACCTCGCTGTCCGAGGTGATTGCCGGACTGAACGCGCTTGGGGTCTCGCCGCGCGACATGATCGACATTCTCAAGAGCATCAAGGCGGCGGGCGCTCTCCATGCTGAATTCGTCGTCATGTGA
- a CDS encoding flagellar hook-basal body complex protein translates to MTISSSLNAGVSGLTANASRLAAISDNIANSSTYGYRRAETEFNSLVMTDGGRSYTAGGVMSSNLRVIDQKGSLVTTSNATDLAVRGRGMLPVVAGSQYEANPTEPELLLTSTGSFRINEEGYLANELGYFLMGWPADMDGTIPNFPRDTVDGLEPVRFSLNLQGDPTTAVEMSLNLPATATMSDSDGASETLSVEYFDNLGVSQNISMTFTPTVPATGMSNEWTIVMTDSASAGAVIGEYVVTFDDTRAAGGKISTVTTVSGGAYSAATGIVTVTVDGGPIEIDIGAVGDTNGLSQLSNSFAPISITKDGSPVGNMVSVEVDENGFVNALYDSGVSKTLYQIPLADLPNPNGMIPMDNQTFKPSPESGSYFLWDAGDGPTGDIKSYAREESTTDVAQELTDMIQTQRAYSSNAKVIQTVDEMLQETTNIKR, encoded by the coding sequence ATGACCATCTCTTCGTCTCTCAACGCAGGCGTCTCGGGGCTCACGGCGAACGCCAGCCGCCTGGCGGCGATCTCGGACAATATCGCCAACTCCTCCACCTACGGCTACCGCCGGGCAGAGACCGAGTTCAACTCGCTGGTGATGACCGATGGCGGGCGCTCCTACACGGCAGGGGGCGTGATGTCCTCGAACCTGCGGGTGATCGACCAGAAGGGCTCGCTCGTCACCACGAGCAACGCGACCGACCTTGCGGTGCGGGGCAGGGGCATGCTGCCCGTCGTCGCCGGCTCGCAATACGAGGCGAACCCGACCGAGCCCGAGCTGCTGCTGACCTCCACCGGCTCCTTCCGGATCAACGAGGAAGGCTACCTGGCGAACGAGCTCGGCTATTTCCTGATGGGCTGGCCCGCCGACATGGACGGGACGATCCCCAACTTCCCGCGCGACACGGTGGACGGGCTCGAGCCGGTGCGCTTCAGTCTCAACCTGCAGGGCGATCCGACCACCGCCGTGGAAATGAGCCTGAACCTGCCCGCCACCGCCACGATGTCGGATTCCGACGGCGCGTCGGAAACGCTCTCGGTCGAGTATTTCGACAATCTCGGCGTCTCGCAGAACATCTCGATGACCTTCACCCCGACCGTGCCGGCCACCGGCATGTCCAACGAGTGGACGATCGTGATGACCGATTCCGCCTCGGCCGGCGCGGTGATCGGCGAATACGTGGTGACCTTCGACGACACCCGCGCCGCGGGCGGCAAGATCAGCACCGTCACCACGGTCTCCGGCGGCGCCTACTCCGCGGCGACGGGCATCGTCACCGTGACGGTCGACGGCGGCCCGATCGAGATCGACATCGGCGCGGTCGGCGACACCAACGGGCTGTCGCAGCTCTCGAACAGCTTCGCCCCGATCTCGATCACCAAGGACGGCTCGCCCGTGGGCAACATGGTCTCGGTCGAAGTGGACGAGAACGGCTTCGTGAATGCGCTCTACGACAGCGGTGTGAGCAAGACGCTCTACCAGATCCCGCTCGCCGATCTGCCGAATCCGAACGGCATGATCCCGATGGACAACCAAACCTTCAAACCCTCGCCGGAAAGCGGATCCTATTTCCTCTGGGACGCGGGCGACGGCCCGACCGGCGACATCAAGTCCTACGCGCGCGAGGAATCCACAACCGACGTGGCGCAGGAACTGACAGACATGATCCAGACGCAGCGCGCCTATTCCTCGAACGCCAAGGTCATCCAGACGGTCGACGAGATGCTGCAGGAGACGACGAACATCAAGCGCTGA
- a CDS encoding flagellin yields the protein MAKAALAADSTLALAPEVQTELLSQAGRELLGDQQGLVELRAGLGAKEARIEEVTTRNSAERSALSMTRVDLVGADSFEAAARYENVRTQLESLYAITARSSQLSLVDFL from the coding sequence GTGGCCAAGGCGGCGCTTGCCGCAGACAGCACCCTGGCCCTCGCGCCCGAGGTGCAGACCGAGCTTCTCTCGCAGGCGGGTCGCGAGCTGCTCGGCGACCAGCAGGGGCTGGTCGAATTGCGCGCCGGTCTGGGTGCCAAGGAAGCCCGGATCGAAGAGGTCACCACGCGCAATTCCGCCGAACGCAGCGCGCTCAGCATGACGCGGGTCGATCTGGTCGGCGCGGACAGTTTCGAGGCGGCGGCGCGCTACGAGAACGTGCGGACGCAGCTTGAAAGCCTCTATGCCATCACCGCGCGCTCGTCGCAGCTGTCGCTCGTGGACTTCCTCTGA
- the motA gene encoding flagellar motor stator protein MotA has translation MLGIIGIVVIFGMVFGGYLAAGGKMAIILKSLPFEMMMIGGAAAGAFLLGNDGGVVKHTFKDIGMVFKGVKWKPNDYKELLCLLFELIKLARQSPVAIEEHVESPGESAIFSKYPKIQGDKVAIELICDTMRSMSMNYDDPHQVEEVLDKRIEALEEHRMHSSHALQSMADSLPALGIVAAVLGVIKTMASIDQPPEVLGKLIGGALVGTFLGVFLAYGFMGPFANKVKAVVGEDLHFYKLIREVLVANLHNHATNICIEVGRQNTPAHFRPSFVDLEEALKSVKQEAA, from the coding sequence ATGCTCGGCATCATCGGCATAGTGGTCATCTTCGGCATGGTTTTCGGCGGGTATCTCGCCGCCGGTGGCAAGATGGCGATCATCCTGAAGTCGCTTCCCTTCGAGATGATGATGATCGGCGGCGCGGCGGCGGGTGCTTTCCTGCTGGGCAACGATGGCGGCGTGGTGAAGCACACGTTCAAGGACATCGGCATGGTGTTCAAGGGCGTGAAGTGGAAACCGAATGATTACAAGGAACTGCTCTGCCTGCTCTTCGAGCTGATCAAGCTCGCGCGGCAGAGCCCCGTGGCGATCGAGGAACACGTGGAGTCGCCCGGCGAGTCCGCGATCTTCTCGAAATATCCCAAGATCCAGGGTGACAAGGTCGCCATCGAGCTGATCTGCGACACCATGCGCTCGATGTCGATGAACTACGACGATCCGCACCAGGTGGAAGAGGTGCTCGACAAGCGGATCGAGGCGCTGGAAGAGCACCGCATGCATTCGAGCCACGCGCTGCAGAGCATGGCGGATTCGCTACCCGCGCTGGGCATCGTGGCGGCGGTGCTCGGTGTGATCAAGACCATGGCCTCGATCGACCAGCCGCCCGAGGTCCTGGGCAAGCTCATCGGCGGTGCGCTGGTCGGCACCTTTCTCGGCGTGTTCCTCGCCTACGGGTTCATGGGCCCCTTCGCCAACAAGGTGAAGGCAGTGGTCGGCGAGGATCTTCATTTCTACAAGCTGATCCGCGAGGTGCTGGTGGCGAACCTGCACAACCACGCGACGAACATCTGCATCGAGGTCGGGCGGCAGAACACCCCGGCGCATTTCCGTCCCAGCTTCGTCGACCTCGAGGAAGCGCTGAAATCCGTCAAGCAGGAGGCGGCATGA
- a CDS encoding flagellar motor protein MotB, producing the protein MTVDSNVAPVIIKRKKKGGGHGHHGGAWKVAYADFVTAMMAFFMLMWLLNATTEKQRKGLADYFNPTIAVARISGGGDGLMGGESTFSENVLPRMGTGATAMEATEKDAARGSETTGKSDPDSAEQAALEELRDRLTGRTGESMVDDGLMRHVVTRVTDEGLVVELFETADAPLFGPDGSPTFLLRRLAQIIAGAGRAVRNPVAIEGHVPASPIVLAQDRSWDLSADRAAWMRELLQEAGVPKSRIARTTAHADREPARSNPMDARNSRVEVIFLRK; encoded by the coding sequence ATGACGGTCGACAGCAATGTCGCGCCAGTCATCATCAAGCGGAAGAAGAAGGGCGGCGGCCATGGTCACCATGGCGGCGCCTGGAAGGTCGCCTACGCGGATTTCGTGACCGCGATGATGGCCTTCTTCATGCTGATGTGGCTGCTCAACGCGACGACAGAGAAGCAGCGCAAGGGTCTGGCGGACTACTTCAACCCGACCATCGCGGTCGCCCGCATCTCGGGCGGCGGCGACGGGCTGATGGGGGGCGAGAGCACCTTCTCCGAGAACGTCCTGCCGCGCATGGGCACCGGCGCGACCGCGATGGAGGCGACCGAGAAGGACGCCGCGCGCGGCAGCGAGACCACGGGCAAGTCCGATCCCGACAGCGCCGAGCAGGCGGCTCTCGAAGAGCTGCGCGACCGGCTTACCGGCCGCACTGGCGAAAGCATGGTGGACGACGGGCTGATGCGCCACGTGGTGACCCGGGTCACCGACGAGGGGCTGGTGGTCGAGCTGTTCGAGACCGCGGACGCGCCGCTCTTCGGGCCGGACGGCAGCCCGACCTTCCTGCTGCGTCGGCTCGCGCAGATCATCGCCGGGGCGGGCAGGGCGGTGCGCAACCCGGTGGCGATCGAGGGCCACGTTCCCGCGTCGCCCATCGTGCTCGCACAGGACAGGTCCTGGGATCTGTCGGCGGACCGCGCCGCCTGGATGCGCGAGCTGTTGCAGGAGGCGGGCGTGCCCAAGTCGCGCATCGCCCGGACCACGGCGCATGCCGACCGCGAACCCGCGCGCAGCAACCCGATGGACGCCCGCAACAGCCGGGTCGAGGTGATCTTCCTGCGCAAGTGA
- a CDS encoding YjbF family lipoprotein, translating into MTFEKTCRVALLAGVIASLAACGNDQRRDPILESAYATIFGGDDKEPAGISEKAVAQTLAATDLPVIRLRIVERKSEALALQIEQNGEHRTYATAERQAIVLRHGMITGTRGLGGDLMSVEEDRVLGLVRGRKAGQAVYVQRFLTPEDVTEEISYHCNVEPDKRVEAAQGKVRTTGTEMVAACTSETGAPFVDYYVVDDGGEIVASRQWLGETTGYITMQQLQR; encoded by the coding sequence ATGACCTTCGAAAAAACCTGCCGCGTCGCGCTTCTTGCAGGGGTGATCGCCTCGTTGGCCGCCTGCGGCAACGACCAGCGCCGCGACCCGATCCTGGAAAGCGCCTATGCCACCATCTTCGGCGGCGACGACAAGGAGCCCGCGGGCATCTCCGAGAAGGCCGTCGCCCAGACGCTCGCGGCCACCGATCTGCCGGTCATCCGGTTGCGCATCGTCGAGCGCAAGTCCGAGGCGCTGGCGCTGCAGATCGAGCAGAACGGCGAGCACCGGACCTATGCCACGGCCGAGCGCCAGGCGATCGTGCTGCGCCACGGGATGATCACCGGCACGCGCGGTCTCGGCGGTGACCTGATGTCGGTCGAGGAGGACCGCGTGCTCGGCCTCGTGCGCGGGCGCAAGGCGGGGCAGGCGGTCTACGTGCAGCGCTTCCTCACCCCCGAGGACGTGACCGAAGAGATCAGCTACCATTGCAACGTCGAGCCGGACAAGCGTGTCGAGGCGGCGCAGGGCAAGGTGCGGACCACCGGCACCGAGATGGTCGCAGCCTGCACCAGCGAGACCGGCGCGCCCTTCGTCGACTACTACGTGGTCGATGACGGCGGCGAGATCGTCGCCTCGCGGCAGTGGCTGGGCGAGACCACCGGCTACATCACGATGCAGCAGCTCCAGCGCTGA
- a CDS encoding transglycosylase SLT domain-containing protein, producing the protein MVLGVGLALGLGMAGTIARAATDDTLRCDQAAVRAAHTLGVPDPVMRAITRVETGRSRDGGLQPWPWTVNLGGDGFWFDSAAEARAFAAGQVARGRRNMDIGCFQVNVRWHGEAFRSTDEMFDPETNALYAAGFLKRLHDEHGDWDSAVAAYHSRTPEYAQRYIARYRSVRAALESLPPLAQPRAANGFPLLLGGGARSPGSLTPLAGAGRPLIDFSGG; encoded by the coding sequence ATGGTCCTTGGCGTGGGACTGGCGCTGGGGCTGGGCATGGCAGGGACCATCGCGCGCGCGGCAACCGATGACACCCTGCGCTGCGACCAGGCCGCGGTCCGGGCGGCGCACACGCTCGGCGTGCCCGACCCGGTCATGCGCGCCATCACCCGGGTGGAGACCGGGCGCAGCCGCGATGGCGGCCTGCAGCCCTGGCCCTGGACGGTGAACCTCGGCGGCGACGGGTTCTGGTTCGACAGCGCGGCCGAGGCGCGGGCCTTCGCCGCGGGGCAGGTGGCGCGCGGCAGGCGGAACATGGACATCGGCTGCTTCCAGGTGAATGTCCGTTGGCACGGCGAGGCCTTCCGCTCCACCGACGAGATGTTCGACCCCGAGACCAACGCGCTCTATGCCGCGGGTTTCCTCAAGCGGTTGCACGACGAGCACGGCGACTGGGACAGCGCGGTCGCCGCCTATCACAGCCGCACGCCCGAATATGCGCAGCGCTACATCGCACGCTATCGCAGCGTCCGCGCCGCGCTCGAGTCGCTGCCGCCCTTGGCGCAGCCGCGTGCCGCGAACGGGTTTCCGCTGCTGCTGGGTGGCGGCGCGCGCTCGCCGGGATCGCTGACGCCGCTGGCCGGGGCGGGGCGGCCGCTGATCGACTTCTCGGGGGGCTGA
- a CDS encoding YjbH domain-containing protein, with the protein MARRAGFAAMLAGATALATVLAGAVRADTVPSFNLYGLPGLIDMPDANMAPDATLGMTYGRMDTANRGSVSFQIMPRLVGTFRYTGIGDFDHSASADGIYYDRSFDLRFQILTESGWRPSVVVGLQDFIGTGIYSAEYLVATKTLGRGVQVTGGLGWGRLASHNGFEGFGDRSAEILGTGGQPTTDRWFRGDIAPFGGISWSPNERLTFKLEYSSDEYVTETELAGFEHESPINLGMDYRFKNGTQLSLYYAYGNTFGAQVTYAINPKTLGIPGGIESAPTPVSPRSAADAADLGWTADMVSAEASTRDRLARSLDREDLALEGFDLQPRRATLRLRNDTYGAPAQAVGRAARIMSRILPGSVEEFVIVPSERGMPASAITLRRSDLEALENEAAVDMLARTRFDEAPKDTPRMELEEYPRFLWSLAPYYSYSTFDPDGPFRIDIGASLGGEFQITPNIIASGSINKKVVGNLDEVTRVSESHLPRVRTDYGDYAREADPKIPRLTLAFYGKPASQLYSRLTLGYLEPMYAGASAELLWKPVDSRFALGAELNYVERRDFDMLFGLQGNETTDPVSGITRSFPHVNGHVSAYYDIGGGFNAQLDVGRYIAGDTGATLTFTREFVNGWRIGAFATVTDVSTEDFGEGSFDKGLMFTIPVAIGTGQPSRNDSTLTLRSVQRDGGAKLAIDNRLYERIRENHEPDVAASWGRFWR; encoded by the coding sequence ATGGCACGACGGGCAGGATTCGCGGCAATGCTGGCCGGAGCCACGGCACTGGCAACGGTGCTGGCCGGCGCCGTCCGTGCGGACACGGTGCCGAGCTTCAACCTCTACGGCCTTCCCGGCCTGATCGACATGCCCGATGCCAACATGGCACCGGATGCGACGCTGGGGATGACCTACGGTCGCATGGACACGGCCAACCGCGGCTCGGTGAGCTTCCAGATCATGCCGCGGCTGGTCGGCACCTTCCGCTACACCGGCATCGGCGATTTCGACCACAGCGCCTCGGCGGACGGGATCTACTACGACCGCAGCTTCGACCTGCGCTTCCAGATCCTGACCGAGAGCGGCTGGCGGCCCTCCGTGGTGGTCGGCCTGCAGGACTTCATCGGAACCGGCATCTACAGCGCCGAGTACCTCGTCGCGACCAAGACGCTCGGCCGCGGCGTGCAGGTGACCGGCGGTCTCGGCTGGGGGCGCCTTGCCAGCCACAACGGCTTCGAGGGCTTCGGCGATCGGTCCGCGGAGATCCTCGGCACCGGCGGCCAGCCCACCACCGACCGCTGGTTCCGCGGCGACATCGCGCCCTTCGGCGGCATCTCCTGGTCGCCGAACGAGCGGCTGACCTTCAAGCTCGAATATTCCTCGGACGAGTATGTCACCGAGACCGAGCTTGCCGGGTTCGAGCACGAGTCGCCGATCAACCTCGGCATGGACTACCGTTTCAAGAACGGCACGCAGCTGTCGCTCTACTACGCCTACGGCAACACGTTCGGAGCGCAGGTCACCTACGCGATCAACCCCAAGACGCTCGGCATCCCGGGCGGCATCGAAAGCGCGCCGACCCCGGTCAGCCCGCGCTCTGCCGCCGATGCCGCGGATCTCGGCTGGACCGCCGACATGGTCTCGGCCGAAGCCTCGACCCGCGACCGGCTCGCCCGCAGCCTCGACCGCGAGGACCTCGCGCTCGAGGGCTTCGACCTGCAGCCGCGCCGGGCCACGCTGCGCCTGCGCAACGACACCTACGGCGCACCGGCGCAGGCCGTCGGTCGTGCCGCCCGGATCATGTCGCGCATCCTGCCCGGCTCGGTCGAGGAATTCGTCATCGTTCCCTCCGAGCGCGGCATGCCCGCCTCGGCGATCACGCTGCGCCGCTCGGATCTCGAGGCGCTCGAGAACGAGGCCGCGGTCGACATGCTGGCCCGCACGCGCTTCGACGAGGCGCCGAAGGACACGCCGCGGATGGAGCTCGAGGAATACCCGCGCTTCCTGTGGTCGCTGGCGCCCTACTACAGCTACAGCACCTTCGACCCCGACGGCCCGTTCCGCATCGACATCGGCGCGTCGCTGGGCGGTGAATTCCAGATCACCCCGAACATCATCGCCTCGGGCTCGATCAACAAGAAGGTGGTCGGCAACCTCGACGAGGTCACGCGGGTTTCGGAATCGCACCTGCCGCGCGTGCGCACCGACTACGGCGACTACGCGCGCGAGGCCGATCCGAAGATCCCGCGCCTGACGCTGGCCTTCTACGGCAAGCCCGCCTCGCAGCTCTACAGCCGCCTGACGCTCGGCTATCTCGAGCCGATGTACGCCGGCGCCTCGGCCGAGCTCCTGTGGAAGCCGGTCGACAGCCGCTTCGCGCTCGGCGCCGAGCTCAACTACGTCGAACGGCGCGACTTCGACATGCTGTTCGGCCTGCAGGGCAACGAGACCACCGACCCGGTCTCGGGCATCACCCGCAGCTTCCCGCACGTGAACGGCCACGTCTCGGCCTATTACGACATCGGTGGCGGCTTCAACGCGCAGCTCGACGTCGGCCGCTACATCGCCGGCGACACCGGCGCGACGCTGACCTTCACCCGCGAGTTCGTCAACGGCTGGCGCATCGGCGCCTTTGCCACGGTCACCGACGTCTCGACCGAGGACTTCGGCGAGGGCTCGTTCGACAAGGGCCTGATGTTCACCATCCCGGTCGCCATCGGCACCGGCCAGCCGTCGCGCAACGACAGCACGCTGACCCTGCGCTCGGTGCAGCGGGACGGCGGCGCGAAACTGGCCATCGACAACCGGCTCTACGAGCGTATCCGCGAAAATCACGAGCCCGACGTGGCCGCTTCCTGGGGAAGATTCTGGCGATGA